A stretch of DNA from Dokdonia sp. PRO95:
ATTCCTTAAGAATATCATTTTGGATTGTACCCGAAAGTAGCGCCGTATCTACTCCTTGCTCTTGTGCTGCGACTATATAAAATGCCATAATAGGCAGTACAGCACCATTCATAGTCATAGAGACAGACATCTTATCTAGCGGTATCTGGTCAAAAAGGATTTTCATATCCTCTACCGAGTCTATCGCCACACCTGCCTTACCCACATCTCCCACTACGCGTTCGTGATCACTATCATAACCACGGTGTGTTGCGAGATCAAAAGCTACCGAGAGTCCCTTTTGGCCTGCAGCAAGGTTTCTACGATAGAATGCGTTACTATCTTCTGCAGTAGAAAAACCTGCATACTGGCGTATCGTCCAAGGCCTTCTTACGTACATTGTGCTGTAAGGCCCGCGTAAGTTAGGAGCTATACCTGCGATAAAATCAAGATGCTCCAGACCTTCTAGGTCATCCTTTGTATAATACGACTTTACGTCAATCTTTTCTGCAGTAGTAGTCACCTTAGCTTCTACCACTGACGATGTGTTTTCTTCTAGAGAGGAAAGTGTGATATGTTGAATATTTCTTCTACTCATTACTTTCTTGTATAGGAAGCTCAGTCATTGTAAGCTGTTGATAATATGTATCTAAAGCGACATACAAAGCTGTGTATCTGCTTTTTGAAGCTTTACGGCCAAAATTGCGCATTCTAGTGCTAAATAATTTTGGATCCATTGTATTTGAATCAACAAGCGCTTCTATCATAAGAGCAAGCTGCGGATCCTCTATATTTTTGAGAATACATGAAATATTACTGTATGCTAGATTACTTTTAAACCCGCCATCTTTAATAATTCCCGCTTTTACGAGTTCTTTTCTTATTGCTAAAGTGTGAGGTGTAGCTAGTCGCTCATATTCCGCTTCTCCTGAAAAACCAACGTATAAAAAATTTGCATATGCCTTATTAACCAATTGAGATTCTGGATCATATGCATTTGTAATATCCTGCTCAAATTGATATAAAGCCTCATTAAGCAATGTATTATTTGCATTTACACAATTAATTACTTGTTCCTTATCTGCGTGTTTAAACTCAAGTGAAGCTTCATTATCACATGAAATAACCCCAATTACAATAGATACAGCAACAATAAGATTATAGACTTTTTTCATAGGACTATTTTTCTGTTTTGATACGTTCTTGTTCTATGGCCTCAGCTAGGCGTTTTGATATTATAGGCTCCAGTAATGTTTTACGTGGATTAATTTTTACAAAAGGATAAATTTCTAACTCACCCTTCATCAAATCTTTCGGGTTAGGATGCTTATTTGTTCCTAACAGAACCAACTCACCCTCATCAAATTTGGCTTGCTCCTTTGCAGCGCTTTCTTTTATTTTACGCTGGATTGTACCTTCTTTAAGTTGCTTTAAAAAACCTCCTTGTGCCTCTATATCTTTATAAAGTGTAAGCGCTTTTTCTGCAAGTTGAGAGGTAAGTTCCTCTACATAATAAGAACCATCTGCTGGATTTTGAACCACGTCAAAATAGCTTTCTTCTTTAAGTACAATAAGCTGATTACGAGATATACGCTGTCCAAAATTATTGGTTTTGTGATATAACGCATCATATGGCATGTTTACTACCCAGTTTGCCCCACCTAATACGGCACTCATACACTCCGTAGTGGTACGTAGCATATTTGTATTATAATCGTAAATAGTTTTATTTCTGCGTGATGGATGAGCTATTATATTAATGACTGTGTCCTCAAAATCAAATGCAAAGAGCACTACAGTCGCAAGCTTTCTAAGGGCTCTTAACTTTGCAATTTCAAAAAAATAGTTTGTTCCTACTGCGACTTCAAAAGTGACCTGATTAAGGCTAAGCTCTTCTTTCTCGCAATGATTTAAGTACTCTGTAAGATGAGCGATACCGTAAGCCAACTGCTGCACCATAGTAGCGCCAGCATTTTGATATAACGTGGTATCAACGGTAAGCTTATTCTCCCTTCCTTGCAGTAAGCCACTTACAATACTATGATCTTTTTGTAGGTTGTGATACCAGTTACCATCAAGTGCAAGATGATTAATGATATCGAGCTTTATGGTGATATGATACGCTTTCGCGAAAGCGTGAAAACCATTATAAAATTCTTCATCAAGAAAATTAAGCTCAAAATAAAGAGGAATATCTTTGCTCTTTAAATCTTGAAATAACAGCTCTATATCAAAAGGAGTGTTTGCTTGAAAGTAAATAGCTTCTACACCGCTTTCTATAGCTTTATTTGCTGTTTGTGCAGATTGCGCCGCATCTACAATAAAAATTTTCTCACCTATGAACCACTGTTCAGGAGCTTGAACAGCTACAGTTTCTTTTATTTCATCACTGTGATAAAAGGGTTTTACATGTATTCCTTCTAGACTTTGCCATACAAGCGTCTCATTATAGTCTGCACCCTTGAGGTCAAACTGTATTTTTTGCTTGAAAGCCTTTGCAGAAACTGCGTCAAATTCTGAAAATAAATTAGTCTTCATTCTCTGTAGATAAACTATCTTGATATTCAATTATATAAATTTCCTCGTTGTCCTTTTTCATAAGGTATTCTTCACGAGCAAATCTTTCTAAACCTGCACTATCCTTAAGTTGTAAGATTTGTGCATTATCCTTTGCTATTTCTTTTTTAAAGTATGCTCTATTACCTTCCAACTTATCGTATTCCTGATTAAGCTCTCTATGTAATAGATAAGAACTACCATCAAAAAACAACATCCACACTAGAAAAATGAAAAAAATGAGCAAGTATTTATTGCTCATTATTCTAAACCATTTTTTCTGTTTTAGTTCCTTGATGTTCATCATTGTAAATATAGCAAAACCTTAATGTAATCGTTCATTTATGATACTACGAACGATATCTACAGCCACTGTATTGTATCTGTTATTAGGTATAATAATATCTGCAAATTCCTTTGTAGGCTCTATAAACTGCTGGTGCATAGGCTTCAATGTAGTTTGATATCTATTCAACACTTCATCTAGATCGCGACCACGCTCTGCGATATCTCTCTTGAGACGACGTATTAAGCGCTCATCACTATCTGCATGCACAAATACTTTAATATCAAAGAGATTGCGAATATTAGGATCTGTCAAGATAAGAATTCCCTCTACCACAAGCACATTTGTAGGACTCGTAAGCACAGTCTCATCAATACGGTTATGCGCAACAAATGAGTACATAGGTTGCAAAATATTTCTACCCTCTTTAAGCTCAACAAGATGCTGGCATAGCAAAGGAAAATCTATTGCATTAGGGTGATCAAAGTTCACCTTCTTACGATCTTCCATCGATAATGCAGAGAGATCTTTATAATATGAATCTTGAGAAATTACTGTTACTTGTCCTTCTGGCAGATCTGACACAATCTGATCTACAACGGTTGTCTTACCACTTCCAGTACCACCACCTATTCCTATAATAAGCATAAATTAAAGCTATTAAA
This window harbors:
- a CDS encoding septum formation initiator family protein — translated: MSNKYLLIFFIFLVWMLFFDGSSYLLHRELNQEYDKLEGNRAYFKKEIAKDNAQILQLKDSAGLERFAREEYLMKKDNEEIYIIEYQDSLSTENED
- the udk gene encoding uridine kinase, producing the protein MLIIGIGGGTGSGKTTVVDQIVSDLPEGQVTVISQDSYYKDLSALSMEDRKKVNFDHPNAIDFPLLCQHLVELKEGRNILQPMYSFVAHNRIDETVLTSPTNVLVVEGILILTDPNIRNLFDIKVFVHADSDERLIRRLKRDIAERGRDLDEVLNRYQTTLKPMHQQFIEPTKEFADIIIPNNRYNTVAVDIVRSIINERLH
- a CDS encoding methylmalonyl-CoA mutase subunit beta; translation: MKTNLFSEFDAVSAKAFKQKIQFDLKGADYNETLVWQSLEGIHVKPFYHSDEIKETVAVQAPEQWFIGEKIFIVDAAQSAQTANKAIESGVEAIYFQANTPFDIELLFQDLKSKDIPLYFELNFLDEEFYNGFHAFAKAYHITIKLDIINHLALDGNWYHNLQKDHSIVSGLLQGRENKLTVDTTLYQNAGATMVQQLAYGIAHLTEYLNHCEKEELSLNQVTFEVAVGTNYFFEIAKLRALRKLATVVLFAFDFEDTVINIIAHPSRRNKTIYDYNTNMLRTTTECMSAVLGGANWVVNMPYDALYHKTNNFGQRISRNQLIVLKEESYFDVVQNPADGSYYVEELTSQLAEKALTLYKDIEAQGGFLKQLKEGTIQRKIKESAAKEQAKFDEGELVLLGTNKHPNPKDLMKGELEIYPFVKINPRKTLLEPIISKRLAEAIEQERIKTEK